The Choristoneura fumiferana chromosome 10, NRCan_CFum_1, whole genome shotgun sequence genome has a segment encoding these proteins:
- the LOC141431991 gene encoding acyl-CoA Delta-9 desaturase-like yields the protein MAPSTTTKTLLKAPECDSDDGLVPRYRIDSSIISSQTKNDSIDNDGNYLRAWEKKMGFQTQLIWKNIIIISLIHIITFVWFGYNLVIGYYPKWQSIVFGFVIGTVAGFGVTAGVHRYWCHRSYKATLPLQWILLICYSVAGQNTIYEWVRDHRIHHKYSETSADPHDAHRGFFFSHVGWLMMKKHPEVIRLGRQVEMRDISLDPLVQFHTKYFNVFKLTFCFVLPTLVPPLAWGESWDYAILSQMFMRYVLSLNFTWAVNSFAHLWGNKPYDPDIMPTENWGVSLVAMGEGWHNYHHTFPWDYKAAELAYSLNITTLLLDGFAKLGWAHHLKEASPQLVQTVIKNRNKDKSKA from the exons ATGGCTCCCTCCACGACCACGAAGACCCTTTTAAAGGCGCCTGAATGCGACTCAGATGACGGTCTTGTACCAAGGTACCGCATCGACAGCTCAATAATCTCGAGTCAAACAAAAAACGACTCCATCGACAACGATGGAAACTATTTACGAGCATGGGAGAAGAAAATGGGATTCCAGACGCAGCTtatatggaaaaatattataatcataTCTTTAATACATATAATTACTTTTGTATGGTTTGGTTACAACTTGGTGATCGGCTACTACCCAAAATGGCAGAGCATTGTTTTCG GTTTTGTCATTGGTACCGTAGCTGGGTTCGGGGTGACTGCCGGCGTGCACCGCTACTGGTGTCACCGCTCGTATAAGGCCACTCTACCGCTTCAATGGATCCTGCTTATTTGCTACTCGGTGGCAGGACAG AACACGATATACGAGTGGGTACGAGACCACCGAATACACCACAAGTATTCGGAGACGTCTGCAGACCCGCACGACGCGCATCGTGGCTTCTTCTTCTCCCACGTCGgctggctgatgatgaagaagCACCCTGAAGTCATAAGACTAGGACGGCAGGTTGAAATGCGTGACATCTCGCTTGACCCTCTCGTTCAGTTCCACACCAA GTACTTCAATGTATTTAAACTGACGTTCTGCTTCGTGTTGCCGACGCTGGTGCCGCCACTCGCGTGGGGCGAGAGCTGGGACTACGCGATTCTTTCGCAGATGTTTATGCGCTACGTCCTCAGTCTCAACTTCACCTGGGCTGTCAACAGCTTCGCGCACCTATGGGGCAACAAACCATATGACCC CGATATAATGCCCACGGAGAACTGGGGCGTGTCCCTGGTGGCGATGGGCGAAGGCTGGCACAACTACCATCATACATTCCCGTGGGACTACAAGGCCGCTGAGCTAGCGTACTCGCTCAACATCACTACGCTATTGCTGGATGGATTCGCAAAGCTGGGCTGGGCACATCACCTCAAAGAAGCATCGCCTCAGCTGGTTCAAACGGTTATCAAGAACAGAAATAAAGATAAGAGTAAAGCTTAA
- the LOC141431993 gene encoding uncharacterized protein produces the protein MEAPLSDDSCDSEIKNMKNQLTEFGLEDENLTKEEMSDLIKAFNNSKSTAKEDELSRAKEEIPECEASSRKQMKRRYKNVKDRRMPWSVLPNNITPAEKARALAVYIKMMSINNYRQARLSANFTVWPPPIQIIEETTRIQPIRSTRSGRSVPMYAGFDDDSSDLDFVITKTKKRKTSTSEHHTGEGEYSNKVISLKRKTSKDENTRPVKEPKMTADNNKDTAGNNIKPKKELFTLIED, from the exons atggaaGCGCCATTATCAGACGATAGCTGCGATTCAGAAATAAAGAATATGAAGAATCAACTTACCG AATTTGGACTAGAAGATGAAAATCTGACTAAAGAAGAAATGAGTGATTTAATAAAGGCTTTCAATAATTCTAAGTCAACTGCTAAAGAGGATGAACTCTCGCGCGCAAAG gAGGAGATTCCTGAATGTGAAGCATCATCCAGGAAACAAATGAAAAGGAGATATAAAAATGTCAAGGACAGAAGAATGCCTTGGAGTGTGTTACCAAATAACATTACACCGGCAGAGAAAGCAAGAGCTCTTGCTGTCTATATTAAAATGATGTCTATCAACAATTATCGTCAAGCTAGATTGTCTGCTAATTTTACTGTATGGCCCCCACCAATCCAGATTATAGAGGAAACAACACGAATTCAACCCATAAGGTCAACAAGGAGTGGCCGCTCTGTGCCCATGTATGCTGGCTTTGATGATGATTCGTCAGATTTAGATTTTGTTATAACTAAAACAAAGAAGAGAAAAACATCCACCAGCGAACACCATACTGGTGAAGGAGAATATTCTAACAAAGTGATAAGCTTGAAGCGAAAAACTTCCAAAGATGAGAACACCAGGCCAGTTAAAGAACCAAAAATGACTGCAGATAACAATAAAGATACTGCAGGAAATAACATAAAGCCTAAAAAAGAGCTTTTTACTCTGATTGAAGACTGA